One Campylobacter sp. MIT 99-7217 genomic window, TATCGTTAATGAATCGCGCCTACCAAGAATCATCATGGCTATACTCATAGGAATGCTTCTAGCAAGCTCAGGAAGCGTAACGCAAACCGTTTTTGCAAACCCCATAGCCGATCCTTATATCATCGGCATAGCTTCAGCTGCAACCTTTGGAGCTGTTGTGGCGTATATGTTTAAAATTCCTGATTATTATTTTGGAATTTTTGGCTTTGTTTGTTGTTGTGTTTTTTCTTTGGGAATTTTTAAAATTTCAAAAAGAGCGTCTATTGCTACCTTGCTCATCATAGGCATTGCTGTATCTTCTTTTTTAGGAGCAATCACTTCTTTATGTATTTATTTTATAGGAGAAGATTCTTTTAGGATAGTAACTTGGCTTATGGGATATCTTGGGCTTGCGAGCTGGGATAAGGTTTTGATCATAAGTTTGCCTTTGATTTTTTGTTTGTTGTATTTTTATTTTCATAAAAATGAGCTTAATATCATTTTAAGTGGCGATGAAGAAGCAAGAAATTTAGGCGTTGATGCTGAAAAGCTCAAGATAAATTTGCTCATCGTCTCTTCTTTTGCGGTTGCTTTTGCGGTTGCTTTTAGTGGGCTTATAGGCTTTGTGGGACTTGTTATCCCTCATATTATCCGCTTAATGCTTAGAAATTACAACAATGCCATCGTTTTACCACTTTGCACCCTACTTGGTGGGCTTTTTTTGCTGCTTTGTGATACCTTGGCAAGAACGATTATAGCTCCTGTTGAACTGCCTATTGGAATTTTAACAGCCTTTTTTGGTGCGCCTGTATTTTTATACCTTGCTCTGAAAGTAAGGAGGTTTTTATGAGTGCTGAGTTAAATTTACGCATTCATGATCTTTGCTTTGATTATGGTCATGTTTGTATGCTAAAAAATATCAATTTAGAAGTTTTTAGTGGGGATTTTTTGGGTATTTTAGGACCAAATGGTTCTGGAAAAAGCACCCTAGTAAAAAATATACTTGGGATCTTACATGCAAAAAGTGGAGAAATAGAAATTTTTGGTAAAAATCTCAAATCATACTCTATCAAAGAACTTTCCAAAATCATAGGCTTTGTTCCACAAAAATCAGCCCTTTTTGTGCCTCTTTTAGTCGTTGATGTCTTGCTTATGGGAAGATACTCACAGCTAAAGCATTCTTATTCTAGCTATGATGAAAAGGATTTACAAGAAGTTGAAGCTCTTGCAAAAAAGCTTAATATACAAAATTTTCTTCAAAGAAATATACTTTCTTTAAGTGGGGGAGAATTTCAAAGGGTACTTCTTGCAAGAGCCTTGCTTAAAAAACCTAAAATTTTACTTCTTGATGAGCCAACAAGTGCTTTGGATTTAAACTATGCCTTGGAACTTTTAAGCGAATGTGAGAATTTGCTGAAAGAACAAAATATCAGCGTGGTCGCTATCTTACATGATTTAAATTTAGCAAGTCTTTTTTGCAACAAAATCATCTTTTTAAAAGACGGAGAACTTCGCTATCAAGGTAATGTTCAAGAACTTTTCAAAAAAGAAATTTTAAAAGAAATTTATGATTTAAATTGTGAAGTTTTATATCATGATAACAGACCTTATATCTTAACTTTAAAGGAAAAATAATGAAAAAGATTGTTATATTTTTCTGCCTTGCTTTTACTCTTTTATGGGCAAAGCAAGAACGCTTAGTTGTGCTTGATCCAGCGAGTATAGAAATTATTTATATGCTAGGTGCTGAAGAAAGTATCAAGGGTATTGCGACCTTGCAACAATCAAATATCTATCCTGAGGAAAAAACTAAAACACTCGAAAGTGTAGGAACTTTCTCAAATCCTTCTATAGAAAAAATAGTCGCTCTAAAGCCAAGCTTAGTGATTTTAAGTTCTTATTCTTTAAAGATAGAACAAAATTTAAAACAACTTGGACTAAAAACCATTTATCTTGAAGCAAAAAGATTTGATGATATGTATAAAAATATACAAACCCTAGCCAAACTCCTAGATAAACAAAAAGAAGGAGAGGCTCTCATTGCAAAAACTAAAGAGGAATTAAAAGGCCTCAGCCAAAATCCTATCAACAAAAGTGGGATTTTTCTTTTCTCAAGTAATCCCCTCATGGCTTTTTCAAGTAATTCTTTAATCGCTGATATTTTACAAATCATCGGCATTAAAAACCTCACGCCACAAAGTCAAATACAAAGACCTATCATATCAAGTGAATACATTTTGACCCAAAACCCTGATATGCTGATCTTAGGGATTCAAGCTACAGACATTGACGAACTTACAAGGCGAAATCCTTTGCTTAAATCCACAAAAGCTTATAAAAATAAGCGAATTTATGTGTATCCAAAAACGCATACCCTACTTCGTCTTAGTCCAAATATCATCGATCAGATCAAAAATTTAAAAACCGCCTTAGAAAAATAAAGTAAAGCCTAAAGGGCTTTACTATCTTAAGACTTTAAATTTAATAATAAATATTATATTATAAACTTGAATTAATTTTATTTATACTACAATAAGATTTTTTATTTTCAAGGAGCTAATTTGTTTAAATCCTTTTTTATGTCGGCTAAATGGGCTTTATGGGCTTATTTGGGGCTAGCTTTGTTGCTTGCTTTTTTGTATTTGCAAACCAGCTTAAATGTAGCCATAAATGAATGGTATAAAGACTTTTATGATGTGCTTCAAAAGCCAAAAATAGAACAAAAGCTTGAGGGCAATGCCCAAGAAGAACTTAACACAAGTAAGAATTTAGAACAGATCCAAAAGCAAGAAGAACTCGCTGCAAGCAAGCTTGAAAACTCAAATTTCTTAAACAAATCCTCGCTCATTTTTTATCAATATCTTATCCGTGAATTTTTCGATAAATCAAGCATTAGCGGACAGGATTCTTATAGTATCGATGATTTTTATTTACTTGTGGGCGTTTTTTTATGTATAGCCTTGCCTTATGTTTTAATAGCAACTATAAATATTTATTTTGCAAGTCTTTATGCTTTAAAATGGCGTGAAGCTATGACCTTTGAATACCTTAAATTTTGGAAAAATAAAGATGACAACATAGAAGGAAGCTCGCAAAGAATTCAAGAAGATATTTATAATTTTTCTAAGATAGTAGAAAGTCTTGGGCTTGCCTTTGTGCGTGCTTTGATGACGCTAATCGCATTTATCCCTATACTTTGGGCATTGAGCGAGCCTATATCTAAGGCTTTGTTTGTAAATTTAAGCGATGAAAGTGCTTTTAGCTTTCTTAAGTCTATCGATGGGCTTTTGGTTTATGTGGCTTTGTTTATTTCTCTTGGAGGGCTTTGCATTTCTTGGATCGTGGGCATAAAACTGCCCGGACTTGAGTATAACAACCAAAAAGCTGAAGCTGCTTTTAGAAAAGAACTTGTTTTTGCTGAAGATGATCGTAAAAAATACGCCAGCGAACCTACCATGATAGAGCTTTTCACAGGGCTTAAATTTAACTACAAAAGACTTTTTTTGCATTATGGGTATTTTAATATTTGGCTTATTTTATTTGAGCAAATGATTGTTATCGTTCCGCTTCTTATCGTTGCTCCTTCGCTTTTTGGAGGGGTAATCACGCTTGGTATTGTTATGCAAATGAATAATGCTTTTGATCAGGTTCGAAGCTCTTTTTCTGTTTTTATCACAAATTGGACAAAAATCACAGAACTTAGAAGTATCCACAAGCGTTTAAGTGAATTTGAGATCAATATAGCCTATAAAAAATCCAAAAAGCTCAAACGCCAAGGCTAAATTTTTGCTATAATTTCCTTTAAAAAAGGAAATTATGAAAGTTTTACAATTTTTCTATGATCACACACAGCAATTTAAAACAAGCTATGAAAGAAAGTTGAGCTTAGAAAGAAAAAATACCCTCATCAAAGGAGCAAAGGCTTGCGGCAAAAAAGCCTTTCTTTGCAACTTCTTAAGTTCTTTTGAAGCAAAAGAAATTTTGTTTTTAGACTTTGAGGATTTACGCTTTGAAGTGCTAAGTTTAAAGCATTTACAAGCTTTTTTAGAACAAAATCTACAAATCAAAATTCTTGTTTTCGAGCATGTGGGTAGGGATTTTTGTTTTGATTTTTCTAAGTTAAAAAATATATGTGTTTTTGTTACAAGTGAATTTAAGGATTTTAAACTTAAGGGCTTTGATGAATTAGAACTTGATTTTTTAGACTTTGAAGAGTTTATCAGCTCTTTAAAAACTCAAAATTTTCACTCTTTGCTGAGCTTATTTTTGCAAAATGGGCGTAGTGTTGGCGTAAATGATGATTTTTTAAAAGCACATTTTAGTTCTTTAGAGCTTGAAATTTTAAAATTTATTGCCTTAAATTTAGGACTTGAATTTAGCGTGAATGAGTTGTATCAAAACCTCAAACAAAGGCTTAAAATTTCTAAAGATAGTCTTTATAAAAGTGTAGAAAATTTGCACAATAGATATATTTTACACTTTGTCAAACATAATGAAAAAAATCTTAAAAAAGTCTATTTTACTGACTTTGCCATGAAAAATCTTTTAAGCATTAAAAAGGATTTTAAGCAACTTTTTGAAAATCTTGTTTTAAGTGAGCTTTTTAAATTTAAAGAAGAACTTTTTTACGATAAAAACTTTGATTTTATACTTCATTCAAAAAAGTTAGGCTTCATTTGCACGCCTTTTTTGGATACTGAACTCATTAAAATAAGGGCTAAAAAAATTCTTTCAAAAGCCTTACAAATGCAAATTTTTCATATCATTTTCATCACTCTTTCAAATGAGGAAATTTTTTATGAACAAGGCGTGAAATTTGAACTTATTTCTTTTGAAAAATGGGCTTTGGGTTTTTAAAATCAAATTTTCAAAAACCCATAAGATGCATTAAAACTTCTTACTTTGCACATCAGCAAGTATATCCTTAGCGCTTTTTTCAACACTCGTGCTGATCAAAGAAGCCTTATCAGCTATTTGTTTATTTTCGCTTGTAAGATCCTTAATATGTGTTATAGAATCATTGATTTGCTCTATACCTACGCTTTGTTCTTTGATAGAATCAGACATATCATTTATAGACTGATTAAGTAAGCTTGTGCTTGTTGAAATTTCACTTAAAGAACTTTGTGTTCTTTCAGCAAGTTTTCTAACCTCATCAGCAACAACGGCAAAGCCTCGTCCATGTTCTCCAGCCCTTGCAGCTTCAATGGCAGCATTAAGAGCAAGTAAGTTGATTTGATCAGCTATATCGCCTATGATACCTGTAACATTTTTGATCTCATCGCTTTGTTTGATCACCCCATCACTTTTATCTGAAATACTTTGCATGGAAAGTGAAATTTGCTCAACTGAAGCTTGGGCTTGATAAAGTAAAGAATTCGTTGAATTTACTCCTTGCATAAGTTTATCAACCATGACATGAAGTTCACTCGAGCTTTCTTCTAACTTGGTACTAAAATCAAGAGATGTTTTCAACATAGAACCCACCTCGCTACCTAGATGATTTATCCCGTTTAGCAAAACCTTAGCATCTTTTACATAATCATCTTCTTGTGTTATCCTTGCTGTAAAATCATTAGCCGAGTATGATTTTAAAATCTTTCCTATATTTCCTAATAAAAGATTCCAAACACGCAAAGCTTCATTGAGTAAATCAATAGATCTTTGAAGCTCTGGATTATCTGATTTTATTTGAACTTGACCTGACATATCGCCCTTTTTCATTTCAAAAACAACCTTTTCAAGAGCAAGAACAGCACTATGATCCATGTCTTGTCCCCTTTGTATACTCACGATATTTTCATTTATAGTCAAAGCCATTAATCCAAGCTCATCTTTTGAGTTGATTTGTATAGCCTTAGCACTTTTATTTTCACGCCTCAAATAAGCAAAAAAGCTTAACAAACCTTCTTGAAGCTTAGCAATGTCATTTTGAAATTTCCTAGCTATAACAAGGGCTAAAATAGCTCCAAGTATAAGCAATATAACCAAGGCATAAAGGTTAAATTTAATGTTTTGATTTAAAAACTCATAAAATATATCTTCTGGAATTTCTCCAGCCAAATACCAATGTAAATTTGGTAAATACTCGTTGACCAAGATACGCTTTTGCCCCTCAGCATTTTCAAAATGAAGCACCACATTATCCTGCGGATCTAAAATACGCTCAACAGTGCTTGCTGGATATCCTAAATTTTTAAGATTTTTCCCCACCATAGAATAATCAGTATGAGCCCTAATCTCTCCGCTTGAATCAGTAAGCATAATATTTCCATTTTCTCCAAATTTTTGCCTACTCATAAAATCAATAAATCCTTGCATATCAGCAACAACTCCGGTTATAGCTATGACTTTGCCATTTTTATCAAAAATTTTATAATTTACAAAAAGTGATATTTTTCCTGAGTCTCTTTGTGTATCTACATTTAAGGCATAATCATCTTGAGTTTTTATGAAATCAAGCACCCAGCCATCTTTTCCTCCCTCAGAAATATCAGCCTTATTTTTCGCATTTGATGAATAATAATGCTGGCTTTCAAGAGTGATCAAAAAAGTATCTAAAACATTAAATTCTTCAACAATGGCTCTTTGATTTTCAAAAAAATCAGGCAAAAAATCCTCATTTTCTCCACCTTCGATCCAAGCTTTGATAAAATGGTTATTTGCCATGGCTTGTGCGATGTAGATATTAGGGCGAAGTTGAAGTTTAATCTGACTTGAAATGATCTCAAGCATTTGAGGTAAGGTCTTTTTACTGAGTTCTTCTTTTGTAAATTCCTTGGTATTAAAATAATTCAAATACACAAGCACACTTGCAACCAAAAGTATAGCCAAAGAAATAGCAAACATAAGCTTTGTTTTAAATGAATGCAAGGTATCAACCTTAAAATGAGCTTTGGAAACCATATTTATCCTCCTTGAAATGTTAAAAAATATAACTATTCTTACAAAGTAATCAAGAATACTTCTCAATACAATATTATGTTTTAAATAGTATATTCTTAGTATTATAAAATACAAATTCGGAATTTTTTCTTAAAATTTACCCCCCCCCCCCCCCCCGTAATTTTTAAATTTTGTTACATTTTTTTACATAAAAATTTAATTTTTGAGAAGTAAATACTCAAAATTAAGCATATTCAAGGATAAAAACATTTTGTATAAAAATAAAAAGAAATTTAAAGAAGAAGTAAAATACACTAATAAATTTTAATATATCTTATCAAAAAGTTTATTCTAAAACCACGCCCTCATTGATCACAACTTCGCCGATGATGAAGGCGTCTGAGTTTTCAAGAACCTTTGAAATATTTTCAGCACTAACCACAAGCACAAGACCAACGCCCATGTTAAAGCTTCTATACATTTCACTTTCCTCAACGCATTCGCCGATTTGATAGAAAATTTCAGGAGTTTTTAAATGGTGTTTTCTAATCACCGCACCCATTCCTTTTGGAAAAATACGAGGCAAATTCTCCACCAAGCCACCGCCTGTGATATGTGCAAGAGCATTGATGAAAGGTTTTAGCTTCAAAAAGTCTTTGACATAAATTCTTGTAGGCTCTAGCAAGATATCAATGAGGCTTTTACCCTGTATCTTGTCATCAAATTTCATTTTTAAAGTCTCAAAAAGCACCTTTCTAGCTAAAGAATAGCCATTTGAGTGAAGCCCAGAGCTTGGCAAGCCCAAAAGCAAATCTCCATTTTTTACAAATTTACTTCTATCAATCTCATCTTCCTCAGCCATGCCAACAGCAAAGCCTGCTAGATCAAAGTCATCTTTGTTATACATTCCGGGCATTTCGGCTGTCTCGCCTCCTATCAAAGCACATTTTGCTTCCTTACAACCTTGTGCTATACTTGAAACAACAGCCCTTGCAACCTCTACATCAAGCTTAGCCGTAGCGTAATAATCCAAGAAAAACAAAGGTGTAGCAAAGTTGCAAATCAGATCATTCACGCACATAGCAACAAGATCTTGCCCTATGGTGTCATATCTTTTTGCATCAATAGCTAAACGAAGCTTAGTGCCAACCCCGTCTGTTGCTCCCAAAATCACAGGCTTTTTAAAGCCAGCAGGCAAGCGAAAAGCCCCAGAAAAAGAGCCTATACCACCGATGACATTTTCATTAAAAGTTTCTTTAACCTTTGGTTTAATAGCTTCAACAAAAGCATTTCCATTATCTATACTCACACCAGCATCTTCGTATGAAATTTTCATTTATTTTTCCTTAAATTTAAAAGGGTATTTTAGCTAAAAAAGTTTTAATAAGGACTAAAGATGAAAAATGCTTTTTTTGTAACTGCTAGCATAGCCTGTGGCAAATCAAGCTTTATGAAAATGGCTCAAGATAAGGGCTTTAACACAATAAACGCAGATTCTATCGCTCATCAAATTTTAGAAGAAAAGGCAGAACAAATCGCTACGCTCTTTAAAGATCATCATATTTTAAAAGATCAAAAGATCGATAGAAAAGCCTTAGCTTTGCTTATATTTAGCGATGAAAAAAGTAAAACAAAGCTTGAAAACTTCATGCACCCACTCATAAAAGATGAAATTTTAAAACAAGCCTTAGTTTTGGACGCCAAAAATAAAGCTTTTTTTATAGAGCTTCCTCTTTTTTTTGAAAATACAAACTATCAAGGTTTGGGAAAGAGTATCTTGATCTACGCCCCGAAAGAACTAAGCCTTCAAAGACTTATGCAAAGAGATAAACTAAGCAAAGAAGAAGCATTAAAAAGGCTCAATGCTCAACTTGATATAGAGATAAAAAAGCAAAAGGCTGATTTCATCATCGATAACAGCAAGGATCTAGTTCATTTTCAAGAGCAAAGCGAAATATTTTTTAATTCTCTAAATTTATGAGTCTTGTTTTCTTTTTAAAGCCTCTTTTTTACGCCTATCAAGCTCGATAGCATCGTGCAAAGCTTCTTCGCTATCATTAAGCGTGGTGAATTTATAATCATCATCAAACTGCTTGTTTTTAATCCCCCACAAAAAAGCTAGCAAAGCGATAGCAAAAGCGATGATAGAAACACTTATCATCATTATGATCACACCATTCATTTATTTATCCTTAAAGCATTTAAAATAACTATTATACTACTAAAAGACATAGAAAGAGCCGCGATTAAAGGATTTATAAGCCCTAAAAAAGCTAGAGGTATGGTAAGGGCGTTATAGGCTATGCTAAGGGCTAAGTTTTGCTTGATGATTGTAAAGGTTTTTAAGCAAAGCCTTATCGCCTCTTTCAAAGAAAACAAATCATTTTTTAAAAGCAAAACATCAGAGCTTTCAATAGCCAAATCAGAACCCTCCTTTAAAGAAATAGCCACAGCAGCGTATTTTAAAGCTAGGGCATCATTTACCCCATCTCCAACAAATAAAACCCTATTATTAAGACTTAATTCCTCAACAAAGTTCATTTTCGTTTCAGGCAAACAAGAAGCTTTAAAATCTTGCACTCCAAGCTCATCAGCTATCTTTTTAACAGCCTTGTAATTATCCCCTGAAAGTATGTAAATTTGCATTTTAAGGCTTTTAAGGTAAGAAATAAGCTCTTTTGCACCCTGTCTTAGTAAATTTTTTAACTCAAAATACGCCAAAACCTGCTTATTTTTTGCGAAAATAAAATGTGAATTTTCAAATTCTTTACAAACAATGCCATTTTCACGCATAAAATCAGCACTTCCTCCCAAAAACTCATCTTCGCCCAAATACGCCTTTATACCCCTTGCAGCAATATTTTCAACCCTTATAAAATCAAAATGCTTGATCTGTGTTTTTTGTTTCAAAAACTGAGCAACGCTCTTTGCAACAGGGTGCTTTGATAAATTTACAAAGCCCAAAAGCTCTTCTAAGCTTATAAGCTCATCGATAAAAAACTGATCAACCTCAAGCTTACTTTGGGTTAAAACCCCTGTTTTATCAAACACAGCAACATTGCACTTGCTTAAATCCTCTATCACAGAAGCATTTTTAAAAAGAACCTTTTGTTTTAGAGCTTTGCCAAGTGCTACGAGATTACTAACAGGCGTTGCAAGAGCCAAGGCACAAGGACAAGCGATAATCAAAACAGAAATGGCATTGATCAAGGAATTTTCAAAAGAAGCATGTTGATAAAAAAACCAAAATAAAAAGCAAAGCAAAGCAAGACTTAAAATGGTGCGTGAAAAATAAGCACTGATTTGATTAACAAGGCTTTGTATCTTTGCCTTTTTAAAATTTGAAAGCTCGAGCAAATGAATGATTTGTGCAAGTTTAGAATCCTCATAAAGCTTAGTTGCTTCATACTCCAAAACCCCATCAATCACTATACAAGCAGAAAAAACCTCCTTACCCTCGCTGATAAAAACAGGTTCATTTTCCCCACTCAAAGATGAAGTATCAAGGCTTGCTTCGCCCTTTTTGCAAATTCCATCAATAACGATTTTATCCCCACTTTTAAGCTGTATCAAATCGCCTATTTTGACCTCTCTTGCTTCTTTTAAAGCAAAGCAAGTTCCGTTAAAAACTAAAACCTCGCTAACCAAAAAGTCATTCAAACCATCGACGATATCAAGGGCGCGTTTTTTGCTAAAAACTTCTAAGTATTTGCCTATGAACACAAAACAAATAATCATCGCCACAGAGTCAAAATACACCTCCCCTGCCCTTGAAAACATCGCCCAAAGCGAGTAGAGATAAGCAAGACTTGCCCCACTTATGACTAAGGTGTCCATATTTAAGCTTTTATTTTTAAGAGCATTGAAAGCACTTTTATAAAAGCTTGAACCCGTATAAAAAAGCACAGGGCTTGCAAGGATAAACTCAGCGAAATTTAAAATATCCTTGATCTCCCTATCCATTCCGCTAAAAAATCCAGCATATTTTGCGACCGCTATCCACATCACATTCATCACGCAAGCTATGGCTACAACAAGTTTTGCGTAAAATTCTCTCTTTAATTCATTAGCTTTTTTTTCTTGTTTTAAGGGATCATATGCACTTGCTTCATAACCTATACTTTGGATAAGTTCTAAAATTTTCCTTAAGGAAATGAGTTGTGGATCAAAAACTACTCTTGCCTTATGAGTAACAGAATTTATATCAACCTCAAGCACTCCAGCTTCTTTGATCAAAACCTTTTCATTAAGCCAAACACAAGCAGAACAATGAATACCATAAATCAAAAGATAAATTTCATCAAAGCCCTCCTTTGTTTTTTTTACAAAATGGGTATAATCTTTTATTTCTTTTGAGATATTCACAGGGGCTAAACTTTGATGAGAAAGCCTTTCATAAAAGCCTTGCAAACCCTTATCGTGTAAAATTTCAAAAACGCTCTTACACCCTGTGCAACAAAAATAATTTTCCTCAACCTTGATCATTTGCTCTTGCTTAAAATCAAGTTTGCAATGAGAACATTTCATAATTTTTATTCTTTTCTAAGCTAAAATATTTTTATAATTATAAGCAAAATTTGACAAAAATGTATTTTTTTTCTAAAATCACATTTTTAATTTACTGCTAAAATCTACGAGGACTTATGGAAAATAACAAAAAGCAAAGAACACACATACCTGTTGAGGGGTATAAGATAGAAGATTTAAAGTTACTTGACTTAGAAAGTTTGATCAAAATCGCCAATGAATGCGAGATAGAAAATCCTAGAGAATTACGCCGTCAAGAGCTTATCTTTGAAATTTTAAAGGCTCAGACCAAAAAGGGCGGATTTATATTATTTACAGGAATTTTAGAGCTAAGCCCTGAGGGATATGGCTTTTTAAGGGGCATGGACTCAAATTTAAGCGATAGCGTTAATGATGCTTATGTATCAAACTCACAAATTCGTAAATTTGCTCTAAGAGTTGGAGATATCGTAACAGGACAAGTAAGAGAGCCAAAGGATCAAGAAAAATACTACGCCTTGCTTAAGATAGAAGCTATCAACTACCTACCCTTGCAAGAAGCCAAAGAAAGACCACTTTTTGATAACCTAACTCCTATTTTTCCAACCGAAAAAATAAGACTTGAATACGAAGCAACCAAGCTTGCAGGACGCGTTTTGGATCTTTTTGTACCTATAGGCAAGGGTCAAAGAGGGCTAATTGTCGCACCTCCTAGAACGGGTAAAACCGTGCTTATGAAAGGATTAGCTGCTGCTATTGAAAAAAACCACCCTGAAATGCATTTAATCGTGCTTTTAGTCGATGAAAGGCCAGAAGAAGTTACTGATATGCAGCGTTGCGTAAAAGGCGAGGTCTTTAGCTCGACCTTTGATCTGCCTGCTTATAATCATGTCAGAGTAGCTGAGCTAGTCATCGAAAAAGCAAAAAGAATGGTTGAAATGGGCAAAGATGTTATCATTTTGCTTGATAGTATCACGCGTTTAGCTAGGGCTTATAACACCGCTACACCAAGTTCTGGCAAGGTTTTAAGTGGGGGAGTTGATGCAAATGCACTTCATAAGCCAAAACGCTTTTTTGGAGCAGCTAGAAATATAGAAAATGGAGGCTCGCTAACGATAATAGCAACCGCACTTATCGATACAGGCTCAAGAATGGACGATGTGATTTTTGAAGAATTTAAAGGCACGGGAAATAGTGAAATTGTGCTTGATAGAAACATATCAGATAGAAGAATTTATCCAGCCATCAATATCATCAAATCAGGTACAAGAAAAGAAGAGCTTTTGCAAGGCGTGGCTGAGCTTCAAAAAATTTGGGCTATTCGTTCAGCCATTTCGCAAATGGACGACATAGAAGCCTTGAAATTCTTATACTCAAAAATGCTTAAAACAAAAGATAATATCGAACTTTTATCTATAATGAATGAGTGAAAATGCAACAAGCCTTAGCCATAAAATATCGCCCCAAAACCTTTGATGAACTTGTGGGACAAAAAACGGTCTCTCAAAGCCTAAAATATGCCTTAAATTCAGGAAGACTAGCTCATGCTTATCTTTTTTCAGGGCTTCGTGGTAGCGGAAAAACCTCGAGTGCTAGGATATTTTCTCGTGCTTTGGTGTGCGAGCAAGGACCAAGTGCTACGCCTTGTGGTGAGTGCAAGCAGTGCCTTGCAGCTTTACAAGGAAAGCATATTGATATCATCGAAATGGACGCAGCAAGCAACAGAGGACTTGAGGATATACAAGGACTTATCGAGCAAACCAAATACGCTCCTTCCATGGCACGCTTTAAAATTTTTATCATCGATGAGGTGCATATGCTTACTCCTCAAGCTGCAAATGCACTTTTAAAAACCCTTGAAGAACCGCCTGCTTATGTGAAATTTATCCTTGCAACAACAGATCCGCTTAAACTTCCTGCAACTGTGCTTTCAAGAAC contains:
- the coaE gene encoding dephospho-CoA kinase (Dephospho-CoA kinase (CoaE) performs the final step in coenzyme A biosynthesis.), with the translated sequence MKNAFFVTASIACGKSSFMKMAQDKGFNTINADSIAHQILEEKAEQIATLFKDHHILKDQKIDRKALALLIFSDEKSKTKLENFMHPLIKDEILKQALVLDAKNKAFFIELPLFFENTNYQGLGKSILIYAPKELSLQRLMQRDKLSKEEALKRLNAQLDIEIKKQKADFIIDNSKDLVHFQEQSEIFFNSLNL
- the ccoS gene encoding cbb3-type cytochrome oxidase assembly protein CcoS; the encoded protein is MNGVIIMMISVSIIAFAIALLAFLWGIKNKQFDDDYKFTTLNDSEEALHDAIELDRRKKEALKRKQDS
- a CDS encoding heavy metal translocating P-type ATPase — encoded protein: MKCSHCKLDFKQEQMIKVEENYFCCTGCKSVFEILHDKGLQGFYERLSHQSLAPVNISKEIKDYTHFVKKTKEGFDEIYLLIYGIHCSACVWLNEKVLIKEAGVLEVDINSVTHKARVVFDPQLISLRKILELIQSIGYEASAYDPLKQEKKANELKREFYAKLVVAIACVMNVMWIAVAKYAGFFSGMDREIKDILNFAEFILASPVLFYTGSSFYKSAFNALKNKSLNMDTLVISGASLAYLYSLWAMFSRAGEVYFDSVAMIICFVFIGKYLEVFSKKRALDIVDGLNDFLVSEVLVFNGTCFALKEAREVKIGDLIQLKSGDKIVIDGICKKGEASLDTSSLSGENEPVFISEGKEVFSACIVIDGVLEYEATKLYEDSKLAQIIHLLELSNFKKAKIQSLVNQISAYFSRTILSLALLCFLFWFFYQHASFENSLINAISVLIIACPCALALATPVSNLVALGKALKQKVLFKNASVIEDLSKCNVAVFDKTGVLTQSKLEVDQFFIDELISLEELLGFVNLSKHPVAKSVAQFLKQKTQIKHFDFIRVENIAARGIKAYLGEDEFLGGSADFMRENGIVCKEFENSHFIFAKNKQVLAYFELKNLLRQGAKELISYLKSLKMQIYILSGDNYKAVKKIADELGVQDFKASCLPETKMNFVEELSLNNRVLFVGDGVNDALALKYAAVAISLKEGSDLAIESSDVLLLKNDLFSLKEAIRLCLKTFTIIKQNLALSIAYNALTIPLAFLGLINPLIAALSMSFSSIIVILNALRINK
- the rho gene encoding transcription termination factor Rho, with amino-acid sequence MENNKKQRTHIPVEGYKIEDLKLLDLESLIKIANECEIENPRELRRQELIFEILKAQTKKGGFILFTGILELSPEGYGFLRGMDSNLSDSVNDAYVSNSQIRKFALRVGDIVTGQVREPKDQEKYYALLKIEAINYLPLQEAKERPLFDNLTPIFPTEKIRLEYEATKLAGRVLDLFVPIGKGQRGLIVAPPRTGKTVLMKGLAAAIEKNHPEMHLIVLLVDERPEEVTDMQRCVKGEVFSSTFDLPAYNHVRVAELVIEKAKRMVEMGKDVIILLDSITRLARAYNTATPSSGKVLSGGVDANALHKPKRFFGAARNIENGGSLTIIATALIDTGSRMDDVIFEEFKGTGNSEIVLDRNISDRRIYPAINIIKSGTRKEELLQGVAELQKIWAIRSAISQMDDIEALKFLYSKMLKTKDNIELLSIMNE